One Polycladomyces zharkentensis genomic region harbors:
- the recA gene encoding recombinase RecA, whose product MSDRRQALEMALRQIEKQFGKGSIMRMGEAAATQVETISSGSIALDIALGVGGYPRGRIIEVYGPESSGKTTVALHAIAEVQRVGGQAAFIDAEHALDPVYAQKLGVNIDELLLSQPDTGEQALEIAEALVRSGAIDIIVIDSVAALVPKAEIEGEMGDSHVGLQARLMSQALRKLSGAISKSRTIAIFINQIREKVGVMFGNPETTPGGRALKFYSSIRLEVRRAETIKQGNEMVGSRTKIKVVKNKVAPPFKQADVDIMYGEGISKEGSILDIATELDIISKSGAWYSFEGERLGQGRENAKQFLKENAELCARIEASIRAHFGLAEPKKPEAAQESGDQAEQLELEA is encoded by the coding sequence ATGTCCGACCGTCGTCAAGCGTTGGAAATGGCACTGAGACAGATCGAAAAGCAGTTTGGAAAAGGCTCGATCATGCGGATGGGGGAAGCGGCCGCGACCCAGGTGGAGACGATTTCCAGCGGATCGATCGCGTTGGATATCGCGTTGGGTGTGGGCGGATATCCCCGTGGCCGGATCATTGAAGTATACGGACCGGAGTCTTCGGGTAAAACGACCGTGGCACTTCATGCAATCGCCGAAGTACAGCGCGTCGGGGGCCAAGCCGCATTTATCGACGCCGAGCATGCGTTGGACCCGGTGTATGCCCAAAAGCTGGGTGTCAACATTGATGAACTGTTGCTGTCCCAACCGGACACGGGAGAGCAGGCGTTGGAGATCGCCGAGGCACTGGTGAGAAGCGGAGCGATCGATATCATCGTCATCGACTCGGTGGCCGCGTTGGTTCCCAAAGCGGAAATTGAAGGGGAGATGGGGGACTCCCACGTCGGTTTGCAGGCCCGTCTGATGTCGCAGGCACTGCGGAAGCTGTCCGGTGCGATCAGCAAATCGAGGACGATCGCGATTTTCATCAACCAAATCCGGGAAAAAGTGGGGGTCATGTTCGGCAACCCGGAAACCACTCCCGGCGGTCGGGCATTGAAATTCTACTCCAGCATCCGCCTGGAAGTGCGTCGTGCGGAGACGATCAAGCAAGGAAACGAGATGGTGGGCAGCCGAACCAAGATCAAAGTGGTGAAAAACAAGGTGGCCCCGCCGTTCAAGCAAGCCGACGTGGACATCATGTACGGCGAAGGGATCTCCAAAGAAGGCAGCATTCTGGACATCGCCACCGAGTTGGACATCATCAGCAAGAGCGGCGCTTGGTATTCGTTTGAGGGTGAACGTCTGGGACAGGGACGGGAAAACGCGAAACAATTCCTCAAAGAAAACGCGGAGTTGTGCGCGAGGATCGAAGCCAGCATCCGTGCCCACTTCGGCTTGGCCGAACCGAAAAAACCCGAAGCTGCCCAGGAGTCCGGAGATCAAGCCGAGCAACTGGAACTCGAAGCCTGA
- a CDS encoding metal-sulfur cluster assembly factor, protein MKEEIMERLGEVEDPELGIDIVNLGLVYGVDIDDDGNVKITMTLTAMGCPLAGTINDQVTEAVKKVDGVRDVEVNIVWNPPWTKDRMSRYAKIALGIQ, encoded by the coding sequence ATGAAAGAGGAGATCATGGAACGACTGGGTGAGGTCGAAGACCCCGAACTGGGCATCGACATCGTCAACCTTGGACTCGTATACGGCGTGGATATCGACGATGACGGCAACGTCAAAATCACGATGACGCTGACCGCCATGGGATGCCCGCTGGCCGGCACGATCAACGACCAGGTGACGGAGGCGGTCAAAAAAGTGGACGGTGTCCGGGACGTGGAGGTCAACATCGTGTGGAATCCGCCATGGACAAAGGACCGGATGTCCCGGTACGCCAAAATCGCACTGGGCATCCAGTAA
- a CDS encoding DEAD/DEAH box helicase: protein MKSFERFDLDPAILKGIRDMGFEEPSPIQAACIPAVLRGEDVIGQAQTGTGKTAAFGIPVLERIDSRRRVVQSLILAPTRELAIQVSEELRKIGRPKRVRTLPIYGGQPIGRQIKALQQGVHVVIGTPGRVLDHLRRGTLSLEHVEIMVLDEADEMLDMGFIDDIEAVMEYLPQHRQLLLFSATMPPGIRSLSQKYMRKPRYITVNRGEVTVPAIEQAYYRVLESAKLDALCRILDSEDVDLAIIFCRTKKNVDELAENLQARGYMAGGLHGDLAQSQRDRVMSAFRKGEIELLVATDVAARGIDVGSVSHVINYDIPQDVESYVHRIGRTGRAGRTGMALTLVTPREMKQLRAIEEEIGRGLESRELPTLEEVAQKQQRAWMAEVEAVIESGEDRTLFEELYRKLATRHAPEAIAVAALQLAFADRFATGTDAAYDFGETGASPGMVRFFINVGKNVNMRPQELVKVISEYAGISSKDVGRINIYDRFSFVEVPEEAAPFVFEALRQSKINGARVNLEPARPRNRS, encoded by the coding sequence ATGAAGTCATTTGAACGATTTGATTTGGATCCCGCCATTCTCAAGGGGATCCGTGATATGGGATTTGAAGAACCCTCTCCGATTCAGGCCGCTTGTATCCCGGCTGTTTTACGGGGAGAAGACGTGATCGGACAAGCACAGACGGGAACGGGAAAGACGGCGGCGTTCGGGATTCCCGTATTGGAGCGGATCGACTCGCGACGTCGAGTGGTGCAAAGCCTGATTTTGGCGCCTACCCGCGAACTGGCCATACAAGTGTCCGAGGAATTGCGGAAAATCGGCCGACCGAAACGGGTTCGCACGTTGCCCATTTATGGGGGACAGCCGATCGGACGGCAGATCAAAGCGCTGCAGCAAGGCGTACACGTTGTGATCGGAACACCGGGACGGGTGCTGGATCATTTGCGGCGCGGCACGTTGAGCCTGGAACATGTCGAAATCATGGTGTTGGATGAAGCGGACGAAATGCTGGACATGGGCTTTATCGACGACATCGAAGCGGTGATGGAATATTTGCCGCAGCACCGGCAGTTGCTTCTTTTCTCCGCCACCATGCCACCGGGTATTCGCAGCTTGTCGCAAAAATATATGCGCAAACCTCGCTATATCACGGTCAATCGGGGCGAAGTGACGGTGCCGGCGATTGAGCAAGCCTACTATCGCGTGCTGGAGAGCGCCAAGCTGGACGCGTTGTGCCGGATTCTGGACAGTGAGGATGTGGACCTGGCCATCATATTCTGCCGCACCAAAAAGAACGTCGATGAACTGGCCGAAAACCTGCAGGCCAGAGGCTATATGGCCGGCGGCCTTCATGGCGACCTGGCCCAATCCCAGCGTGACCGGGTGATGAGCGCTTTCCGCAAAGGGGAGATTGAATTACTGGTGGCCACTGATGTGGCCGCGCGCGGGATCGATGTCGGCAGTGTGTCCCATGTGATCAACTACGACATTCCGCAGGACGTGGAAAGTTACGTTCACCGCATCGGCCGGACGGGCCGCGCGGGCAGGACCGGTATGGCGTTGACGCTCGTTACGCCGCGGGAGATGAAGCAGTTGCGCGCCATCGAAGAGGAGATCGGTCGGGGGCTGGAATCGCGCGAACTGCCCACCTTGGAAGAAGTGGCGCAAAAACAGCAGCGTGCCTGGATGGCCGAGGTGGAGGCCGTGATCGAATCGGGTGAAGATCGTACATTGTTTGAGGAGCTGTACCGCAAGCTGGCAACGAGGCACGCTCCGGAGGCGATCGCCGTGGCCGCCTTGCAGCTGGCATTTGCCGATCGGTTCGCTACCGGTACCGATGCAGCCTACGACTTCGGTGAAACGGGTGCTTCACCGGGGATGGTGCGATTTTTCATCAATGTGGGCAAAAACGTCAACATGCGTCCGCAGGAACTGGTCAAAGTCATCTCGGAATATGCGGGCATTTCCAGTAAGGACGTGGGGCGGATCAACATCTACGATCGCTTCTCTTTTGTGGAAGTGCCGGAGGAAGCGGCGCCGTTCGTGTTTGAGGCGTTGCGCCAGTCCAAAATCAACGGCGCACGGGTCAACTTGGAACCGGCTCGTCCGCGTAACCGTTCATAA
- a CDS encoding metallophosphoesterase family protein: MRLLYLTDTHIRGTSPRSRTDDFPAAMRRKLEEVIRLAHDRQVDAVLHGGDFFDRPDLSPAVVREFASLLRRLKVPLYTIAGNHDIYGHNPDTVDRSMLGLLDAFGVIRLLRPRETVKLERDGVTVQLSGQPFHHELDKRDPGLDYAVNNVTGADFCVHMVHGMAVDRHLPEGVPHTLLDHLWFESVDVLLTGHYHAGFPVQRREGRLIVNPGALARINNHPSEMRRQPQVALLTFAGSVQVELIPLQCAAKGTDVLDRSYLEQAAYREEKLAAFVRQVRAAGEFQGIDVIDIIEEIARLEGIEPDVKHEAMRRIAVVQERLGTEGGRER; encoded by the coding sequence ATGCGGCTGTTGTATTTGACCGACACGCATATCAGGGGTACATCACCCCGCAGCCGCACGGACGACTTTCCGGCAGCCATGCGTCGCAAGCTGGAAGAAGTGATCCGGCTGGCACATGACCGCCAAGTGGATGCAGTCTTGCACGGCGGTGACTTTTTTGACCGTCCCGATCTTTCCCCGGCGGTCGTTCGTGAATTTGCCTCCTTGTTGCGCCGGTTGAAGGTGCCGCTGTATACAATCGCTGGTAATCACGACATTTACGGGCATAACCCCGATACGGTCGATCGATCGATGCTGGGGCTGTTGGATGCTTTCGGCGTTATCCGCCTGCTTCGCCCGAGGGAAACGGTCAAGCTGGAAAGAGACGGCGTCACCGTTCAGCTCAGCGGCCAACCGTTTCACCACGAGCTGGACAAGCGGGACCCTGGATTGGATTATGCGGTGAACAACGTGACAGGTGCCGATTTTTGCGTACATATGGTTCACGGCATGGCGGTGGACCGCCACCTGCCCGAAGGCGTACCGCATACGTTATTGGATCATCTGTGGTTTGAATCGGTGGACGTCCTGCTCACCGGGCACTATCATGCAGGGTTTCCCGTTCAACGTCGTGAGGGACGCTTGATTGTGAATCCCGGTGCCTTGGCTCGCATCAACAACCATCCTTCAGAGATGCGACGTCAACCACAAGTCGCTTTGCTCACGTTTGCCGGATCGGTACAGGTGGAACTCATCCCCTTGCAATGTGCGGCCAAGGGAACGGATGTGCTGGACCGTTCTTATCTGGAACAAGCCGCCTACCGGGAGGAGAAATTGGCAGCCTTTGTCCGGCAGGTACGTGCCGCCGGTGAATTTCAGGGGATCGACGTGATCGACATCATTGAGGAAATCGCCCGTTTGGAAGGAATTGAACCGGATGTCAAACACGAGGCGATGCGACGCATCGCCGTCGTGCAGGAGCGGTTGGGGACGGAAGGGGGACGGGAGCGTTGA
- a CDS encoding regulatory protein RecX: MKQEPGTIVRIERQPGTTARYRVYIEGCEPVFVHEDVLVKMRLTKGRRVNPVEIDAVLEEEEQNKVWQAALKYLQYKPRTAWEVERYLHGKGFAAPHVRAVMDKLHRYGYVDDRRFAAAWVEQRRGNGRGRLLLRKELEQKGIAAEIIDEVLAEVPEEADRELARSLAEKRYERLRRYPWPTVERRLGHYLLRRGFPQSLVRSILQSYRERHRDSL, translated from the coding sequence ATGAAACAGGAGCCGGGCACCATTGTTCGGATTGAGCGGCAACCGGGCACAACGGCCCGATACCGTGTGTATATCGAGGGTTGCGAGCCGGTTTTCGTGCATGAGGACGTTTTGGTCAAGATGCGGTTGACCAAGGGACGTCGGGTGAACCCGGTTGAGATCGATGCGGTTTTGGAAGAGGAAGAACAAAACAAAGTGTGGCAGGCCGCACTCAAGTATTTGCAATACAAACCGCGAACAGCTTGGGAAGTGGAGCGTTATCTCCATGGAAAGGGGTTTGCTGCCCCGCATGTGCGGGCGGTGATGGACAAGCTCCATCGTTACGGTTATGTCGACGACCGCCGGTTTGCCGCCGCCTGGGTGGAACAACGACGCGGAAATGGTCGCGGCCGTTTGCTGTTGCGAAAAGAATTGGAGCAAAAGGGGATTGCCGCCGAGATCATCGACGAGGTGTTGGCGGAGGTTCCCGAAGAAGCGGATCGGGAGCTGGCGAGATCGCTGGCGGAAAAACGATATGAGCGGCTCCGCCGGTATCCGTGGCCGACCGTGGAACGACGGTTGGGCCATTATTTGTTGCGCAGGGGTTTTCCGCAATCACTCGTCCGCTCCATCCTGCAAAGCTATCGCGAACGTCATCGGGATTCATTGTGA